A stretch of Manis javanica isolate MJ-LG chromosome 1, MJ_LKY, whole genome shotgun sequence DNA encodes these proteins:
- the REL gene encoding proto-oncogene c-Rel isoform X2, with protein sequence MTPVLPWFRSTCKASKSSTLRSRWTFTVFWPGGYNPYIEIAEQPRQRGMRFRYKCEGRSAGSIPGEHSTDNNRTYPSIQIKNYYGKGKVRITLVTKNDPYKPHPHDLVGKDCRDGYYEAEFGQERRPLFFQNLGIRCVKKKEVKEAIISRIRAGINPFNVPEQQLLDIEDCDLNVVRLCFQVFLPDEHGNLTTALPPVVSNPIYDNRAPNTAELRICRVNKNCGSVRGGDEIFLLCDKVQKDDIEVRFVLNDWEAKGIFSQADVHRQVAIVFKTPPYCKAITEPVTVKMQLRRPSDQEVSESMDFRYLPDEKDTYGNKAKKQKTTLLFQKLWQDCVNFPERPRPGPLGSTGEGRFIKKESDLFPHGALLTEMTRPPGVSSQAESYYSSSVPMSSAHHASAISSMVPPPPSSWSSVAHPTSCSVSANPLSSYSAGALPSNSQGISPFLEIPVGSDLNAPNTCIYNNTNDIGRMEASSMSPTDLYGISDASMLPNCPVNITPSNDSMRGTDNPRLVSMNLESPSCNSVLDPRDLRQLHQMSSSSISAGTSSNTTAFVLQSEAFEGSDFNCTDNSMISESGPANSTNPDSHSFVHSQYAGIGTMQNEQLNDSFAFGFFQVNL encoded by the exons gtgGGTATAACCCATACATAGAGATAGCGGAACAACCCAGGCAGAGGGGGATGCGTTTTAGATACAAATGCGAAGGGCGATCAGCAGGGAGCATTCCGGGGGAGCACAGCACAGACAACAACCGAACATACCCTTCTATCCAG ATTAAGAACtattatggaaaaggaaaagtgAGAATTACATTAGTAACGAAGAATGACCCATATAAACCTCATCCTCATGATTTAGTAGGAAAAGACTGCAGAGATGGCTACTACGAGGCAGAATTTGGACAAGAACGCAGACCTTTGTT TTTTCAAAATTTGGGTATTCGatgtgtaaagaaaaaagaagtaaaagaagctATTATTTCAAGAATAAGGGCAGGAATCAATCCTTTCAATG TCCCTGAACAACAGCTACTTGATATTGAAGATTGTGACCTCAATGTGGTGAGATTGTGTTTTCAAGTTTTCCTCCCTGATGAGCACGGGAATTTAACAACTGCTCTACCTCCTGTTGTCTCTAACCCAATTTATGACAACC gtgctcctaacACAGCAGAATTAAGGATTTGTCGTGTAAATAAGAACTGTGGAAGTGTCAGAGGAGGAGATGAAATATTTCTACTCTGTGACAAAGTTCAGAaag ATGACATAGAAGTTCGGTTTGTGTTGAATGATTGGGAAGCAAAAGGTATCTTTTCGCAAGCCGATGTACACCGTCAAGTAGCCATTGTTTTCAAGACTCCACCATATTGCAAAGCTATAACAGAACCAGTAACAGTAAAAATGCAGTTGCGGAGACCTTCTGACCAGGAAGTTAGTGAATCTATGGATTTTAGATATCTGCCAGATGAAAAAG ATACTTATGGcaataaagcaaagaaacaaaaaacaactctACTTTTCCAGAAACTATGGCAGGATTGTG TTAATTTTCCTGAAAGACCTAGACCTGGCCCTCTAGGATCAACTGGAGAAGGAAGATTCATCAAAAAAG aatCAGACTTATTTCCTCATGGTGCACTTTTGACAGAAATGACCAGACCTCCAGGAGTTTCAAGTCAAGCAGAATCCTACTATTCCTCATCTGTACCCATGTCAAGTGCCCATCATGCTTCAGCCATATCCTCAATGGTACCTCCGCCACCTTCAAGCTGGTCATCAGTGGCCCACCCCACCTCATGCTCAGTCAGTGCAAATCCACTGAGTAGTTATTCAGCAGGGGCACTTCCCTCTAATTCACAGGGTATTTCACCATTCCTGGAAATACCTGTTGGGAGTGATTTGAATGCTCCTAACACTTGCATTTATAACAATACTAATGACATAGGCAGAATGGAAGCATCATCCATGTCACCAACTGACTTATATGGTATTTCTGATGCCAGCATGCTGCCTAATTGCCCTGTGAATATAACACCAAGTAATGACAGCATGAGGGGAACTGATAATCCGAGACTTGTGAGCATGAATCTTGAAAGCCCCTCTTGCAATTCAGTGTTAGACCCAAGAGACTTAAGACAGCTCCATCAAATGTCCTCCTCCAGTATATCAGCAGGCACCAGTTCCAATACTACTGCTTTTGTTTTACAGTCAGAGGCATTTGAGGGATCTGACTTCAACTGTACAGATAACAGTATGATAAGTGAGTCAGGACCAGCAAACAGTACCAATCCAGACAGTCATAGTTTTGTTCATAGTCAGTATGCAGGTATTGGCACTATGCAGAATGAGCAGTTGAACGACTCATTTGCATTTGGTTTTTTTCAAGTTAACTTGTGA